The following are encoded in a window of Pyxidicoccus trucidator genomic DNA:
- a CDS encoding Fic family protein: protein MKERYQDIDEKNEALREYLDIYKDKQPAREFLDRLEMSWIYHDAALEGVVYTHQELMAALFPGRTNAEASMIPVVLEIRNHKAVCDYIREEASGAKKQAQITLTTIKRIHDLFLGNTPEAQTERARMERRERTEKELAKERDRSGFRKDMPLHRTYFHDIAQPAKIQPALEKLVDYTASAEFREFHPIKQAATVQHSFLQIFPFTEHSGKVGRMCSNLILVRNGYMPAIIHSIDRQRYYESFRGPVAQFRTVLMDAMENSLDNGVKYFKDLARKYKAINN from the coding sequence GTGAAGGAACGCTATCAGGACATCGACGAGAAGAACGAGGCGCTGCGCGAGTACCTCGACATCTACAAGGACAAGCAGCCCGCGCGCGAGTTCCTCGACAGGCTCGAGATGTCGTGGATCTACCACGACGCAGCGCTGGAGGGAGTCGTCTACACCCACCAGGAGCTGATGGCCGCGCTGTTCCCCGGCCGAACCAACGCGGAAGCGTCCATGATTCCGGTCGTCCTCGAGATCCGGAACCACAAGGCCGTCTGCGACTACATCCGCGAGGAGGCTTCCGGCGCCAAGAAGCAGGCGCAGATCACCCTCACCACCATCAAGCGCATCCACGACCTGTTCCTGGGCAACACGCCCGAGGCGCAGACGGAGCGGGCGCGGATGGAGCGGCGTGAGCGCACGGAGAAGGAGCTCGCCAAGGAGCGGGACCGCTCGGGCTTCCGCAAGGACATGCCCCTGCACCGCACCTACTTCCACGACATCGCCCAGCCCGCCAAAATCCAGCCCGCGCTGGAGAAGCTGGTGGACTACACCGCGAGCGCCGAGTTCCGCGAGTTCCATCCCATCAAGCAGGCGGCGACGGTGCAGCACAGCTTCCTGCAGATCTTCCCGTTCACCGAGCACAGCGGGAAGGTGGGGCGCATGTGCAGCAACCTCATCCTCGTGCGCAACGGCTACATGCCGGCCATCATCCACTCCATCGACCGGCAGCGGTACTACGAGTCCTTCCGGGGGCCCGTGGCGCAGTTCCGCACGGTGTTGATGGATGCGATGGAGAACTCGCTCGACAACGGGGTGAAGTACTTCAAGGACCTGGCCCGGAAGTACAAGGCCATCAACAACTAG
- a CDS encoding DHH family phosphoesterase: MPVTQSFNSRRTTGTPPGGELTEPPPPRLAQLPARDKLERLLRVAKGHKKALILTHDNPDPDSMAAAVALAQLLERRADVEARVGYGGIIGRAENIAFVKVLKLPISHVSQLDFDEYDLFGLVDTQPKVGNHSLPAKLTAHLVVDHHPLREESLESPFADVGGDFGATSTMLVEYLRAARLEPSEEVATALFYGLKADTRDLGRETTQTDIDSYLWLFPRMNKQLLAQIEHPELPARYFQLYHTAFERAKVYGTAIITDLEEVYSPDMVAEVAERLMFLEGTKWSLAFGTYRNQLYMSLRVKDRRMNAGRLIREIFEDYGGSSGGHGSMAGARLPLSGKAAQRKALKRELVSRFKEAFGVAGERPVSLLCAQDT; this comes from the coding sequence ATGCCTGTGACCCAGTCCTTCAACAGCCGCCGAACCACCGGAACCCCCCCCGGAGGCGAGCTGACGGAGCCCCCGCCACCACGACTGGCCCAGTTGCCCGCCCGCGACAAGCTGGAGCGACTGCTCAGGGTGGCGAAGGGCCACAAGAAGGCCCTCATCCTCACCCACGACAATCCGGATCCGGACTCCATGGCGGCGGCGGTGGCACTCGCCCAACTGCTGGAGCGGCGGGCGGACGTGGAGGCCCGCGTCGGCTACGGCGGCATCATCGGTCGGGCGGAGAACATCGCCTTCGTGAAGGTGCTGAAGCTGCCCATCTCCCACGTCTCGCAGCTCGACTTCGACGAGTACGACCTCTTCGGCCTGGTGGACACGCAGCCGAAGGTGGGCAACCACTCGCTGCCCGCGAAGCTGACCGCGCACCTGGTGGTGGACCACCACCCGCTGCGCGAGGAGAGCCTGGAGTCGCCCTTCGCGGACGTGGGCGGCGACTTCGGCGCCACGTCCACCATGCTGGTGGAGTACCTGCGCGCCGCGCGGCTGGAGCCCTCCGAGGAGGTGGCCACCGCCCTCTTCTACGGCCTCAAGGCGGACACGAGAGACCTGGGCCGCGAGACGACGCAGACGGACATCGACAGCTACCTGTGGCTGTTCCCGCGAATGAACAAGCAGCTGCTCGCGCAGATTGAGCACCCCGAGCTGCCGGCGCGGTACTTCCAGCTGTACCACACGGCCTTCGAGCGGGCGAAGGTGTACGGCACCGCCATCATCACGGATTTGGAGGAGGTCTACTCCCCGGACATGGTGGCGGAGGTGGCCGAGCGGCTGATGTTCCTGGAAGGCACGAAGTGGTCGCTCGCCTTCGGCACCTACCGCAACCAGCTCTACATGAGCCTGCGGGTGAAGGACCGGCGGATGAACGCGGGCCGCCTCATCCGCGAAATCTTCGAGGACTACGGCGGCTCTTCAGGCGGCCACGGCAGCATGGCGGGCGCACGGCTGCCGCTGTCCGGCAAGGCGGCGCAGCGCAAGGCGCTCAAGCGCGAGCTGGTGAGCCGCTTCAAGGAAGCGTTCGGCGTCGCGGGCGAGCGCCCGGTATCGCTGCTGTGCGCGCAGGACACGTGA
- a CDS encoding serine/threonine-protein kinase, translating into MSQPPSPGKTTRVFGNYEILSVLGKGGMAEVYRARVLSGPREGWTVALKRLQPALTRDPESVTLFAREAQLSKQLHHPNIVTVLDAGELEGIYFLVMELVDGRDLGQILRRCKVRGIPLPLDFAVYLGKVLLEALAYAHTATGPQGDALGIVHCDVSPSNLFISRVGEIKLGDFGVSRVLVDGKLQGGEVLGKPYYLSPESLLGEVNPAADLWAATVVLYELLTLERPFLGGSPDEVFAAIWSREYRPLRELRPDVPEALAAVLDRAFSARPEERFPSAEEYAQALTPHYDERVGTPLAIAAVVRGLFGASDDAPAPPSPGGAAPTSGTPGSRAG; encoded by the coding sequence GTGAGCCAGCCGCCTTCCCCAGGGAAGACCACCCGGGTCTTCGGCAACTACGAAATCCTCTCCGTGCTCGGCAAGGGCGGCATGGCGGAGGTGTACCGTGCCCGCGTGCTGTCCGGCCCGCGCGAGGGGTGGACGGTGGCGCTCAAGCGCTTGCAGCCGGCGCTGACGAGAGACCCGGAGTCGGTGACGCTCTTCGCCCGCGAGGCGCAGCTGTCCAAGCAGCTGCACCACCCCAACATCGTCACGGTGCTGGATGCCGGCGAGCTGGAGGGCATCTACTTCCTCGTCATGGAGCTGGTGGACGGGAGAGACCTGGGCCAGATCCTCCGGCGGTGCAAGGTGCGCGGCATCCCCCTGCCGCTGGACTTCGCGGTGTACCTGGGCAAGGTGCTGCTGGAGGCGCTCGCGTACGCGCACACCGCCACCGGCCCGCAGGGGGACGCGCTGGGCATCGTCCACTGTGACGTGTCCCCGTCCAACCTCTTCATCTCCCGCGTGGGCGAAATCAAGCTGGGCGACTTCGGCGTGTCGCGCGTGCTGGTGGACGGCAAGCTCCAGGGCGGCGAGGTGCTGGGCAAGCCGTACTACCTGTCCCCGGAGTCGCTGCTCGGCGAGGTGAACCCCGCCGCGGACCTGTGGGCGGCCACGGTGGTGCTCTACGAGCTGCTCACCCTGGAGCGCCCCTTCCTCGGAGGCTCGCCCGACGAGGTCTTCGCCGCCATCTGGTCCCGGGAGTACCGGCCGCTGCGCGAGCTGCGCCCGGACGTGCCCGAGGCCCTGGCGGCGGTGCTTGACCGAGCCTTCTCCGCCCGGCCCGAGGAGCGCTTCCCCTCGGCCGAGGAGTACGCCCAGGCCCTCACTCCACACTATGACGAGCGCGTGGGCACGCCCCTGGCCATCGCCGCCGTGGTGCGCGGCCTCTTCGGCGCCAGCGACGACGCGCCCGCGCCCCCGTCCCCGGGTGGCGCGGCCCCCACGTCGGGCACTCCCGGCTCGCGGGCGGGGTAG
- a CDS encoding M91 family zinc metallopeptidase, giving the protein MSTIGRAGSSLSTSSQVRQVEPRVAPKPAAQAPVKTQPAVNTVKAAVAERLRDGFDAAPRGVAAQRQKLLGEIGDHSHSHTPGTEATAQKAPGPKTPGSTGPTVAADPSGQTVVELGSGNNTATVSQTKDGGLTITSGTDTVTLTAEQARNAVIRGGAGNDSITVDSSVTQGVNIDGGEGNDTLIGGSGNDALEGGAGDDYIEARGGDDAVSGGDGRDVMYGLDGKDSLSGGAGRDYIDAGAGDDSVSGGEGDDQVIGGRGDDALSGGEGNDAVAGGLGTDTVNGGEGSDKLYVQDDDTVSVGEGDTRENVDMTDSDSLGSSVSVTGDADFNARVQSDLDAMRSLPSGQDLLRRLDDSGKKTTIQATTGGNSATGTNFNDGYMTADGTAGKGTDSQVNYNTTRISLGGEEWMNRPPVVGLFHELVHASDFVNGELAPGTSEGGTRNLEHSAVGLPYDHDNDPSTPKIKQERTAENDLRDDLNLPTRPRY; this is encoded by the coding sequence ATGTCCACCATTGGTCGCGCCGGTTCCAGCCTCTCCACGTCGTCGCAGGTCCGGCAGGTGGAGCCCAGGGTCGCCCCGAAGCCCGCGGCGCAGGCCCCGGTGAAGACGCAGCCCGCGGTCAACACCGTGAAGGCGGCCGTCGCCGAGCGCCTCCGCGACGGGTTCGACGCCGCGCCTCGCGGAGTGGCGGCCCAGCGCCAGAAGCTGCTGGGGGAGATTGGCGACCATTCGCATTCCCATACCCCCGGCACCGAGGCCACCGCGCAGAAGGCCCCTGGCCCGAAGACGCCTGGCAGCACGGGCCCCACCGTCGCCGCGGACCCCTCCGGGCAAACCGTGGTGGAGCTGGGCAGCGGCAACAACACCGCCACCGTGTCCCAGACGAAGGACGGCGGGCTGACCATCACCTCCGGCACCGACACCGTGACGCTCACGGCGGAGCAGGCCCGGAACGCGGTCATCCGCGGCGGGGCCGGCAACGACTCCATCACCGTGGACTCGAGCGTCACGCAGGGCGTGAACATCGACGGTGGCGAGGGCAATGACACCCTCATCGGCGGCAGCGGCAACGACGCGCTCGAGGGTGGCGCCGGTGACGACTACATCGAGGCGCGCGGCGGCGACGACGCCGTGAGCGGCGGCGACGGCCGGGACGTCATGTATGGCCTCGACGGCAAGGACAGCCTGAGCGGTGGCGCCGGGCGTGACTACATCGATGCCGGCGCGGGCGACGACTCCGTGAGCGGCGGCGAGGGTGACGACCAGGTGATTGGCGGGCGGGGCGACGACGCGCTGTCCGGCGGCGAGGGCAACGACGCGGTGGCGGGCGGCCTGGGCACGGACACCGTCAATGGCGGCGAGGGCAGCGACAAGCTCTACGTCCAGGACGACGACACCGTCTCCGTCGGGGAAGGGGACACGCGGGAGAACGTCGACATGACGGACTCGGACTCGCTGGGCAGCTCCGTCTCCGTCACCGGCGATGCGGACTTCAACGCGCGGGTGCAGTCGGACCTGGACGCGATGCGCTCGCTCCCGTCCGGGCAGGACCTGCTGCGCCGGCTGGACGACAGCGGCAAGAAGACCACCATCCAGGCGACGACTGGTGGGAACAGCGCCACCGGGACGAACTTCAACGACGGCTACATGACGGCGGATGGCACGGCGGGCAAGGGCACCGACTCGCAGGTGAACTACAACACCACGCGCATCTCGCTGGGCGGCGAGGAGTGGATGAACCGCCCGCCCGTCGTCGGCCTCTTCCACGAGCTGGTGCATGCCTCCGACTTCGTGAACGGCGAGCTGGCCCCGGGCACGTCCGAGGGCGGCACCCGCAACCTGGAGCACTCCGCCGTGGGCCTGCCGTACGACCACGACAACGACCCGAGCACGCCCAAGATCAAGCAGGAGCGGACCGCGGAGAACGACCTGCGCGACGACCTGAACCTGCCCACCCGTCCCCGCTACTAG
- a CDS encoding ATPase domain-containing protein: MGPLFESGIPSFDTLLGGGIPRRQSVIVTGDPGCGKTLLCSQVAFLAAARGLPVVLATVTSEPHDKLVTELSGFSFFQRELLDEKLFVMSAYSTLKQGARETRDLLVQTVRKRGAKLLFIDGLRAIRDLWQDEAKLREFLYELGIGLAAADCVGLFTTEYPLEKLLALPEATTVDGVVSLSVNKRAARRLRRVEVVKLRGRPHLTGEHQMQIGTDGVRFIPRLESQEPGGEDVAPPEGRAGFGLPELDVLMEGGLPLHSTTMLAGSMGIGKTLLAAHFAVEGARHAEPSLFVSYFDSPAALNARARRIGLDVERHVRAGLLTYLHVRPVEAEADFVVDKVLMELQRLGAKRLVIDGLTGLELSIEDPERRRNFLAALALRLRQAGVTALFTREVPKIAGTELDFSDAPIAILGENLLLLRYVELRGRIHRILSVLKMRDSKYDNQLREFEIADSGMKVLSPLRSAEGLLTGQARPIGASIGSTE; this comes from the coding sequence ATGGGGCCGCTCTTCGAGAGTGGCATTCCCAGCTTCGACACGCTCCTGGGTGGCGGCATCCCGCGGCGTCAGTCCGTCATCGTGACGGGGGACCCGGGCTGCGGGAAGACCCTCCTGTGCAGCCAGGTGGCCTTCCTCGCCGCGGCGCGGGGGCTGCCGGTGGTGCTCGCCACCGTCACCTCCGAGCCCCATGACAAGCTCGTCACCGAGCTGTCCGGGTTCTCCTTCTTCCAGCGCGAGCTGCTCGACGAGAAGCTCTTCGTGATGAGCGCGTACTCCACCCTGAAGCAGGGGGCACGGGAGACGCGCGACCTGCTCGTCCAGACGGTGCGGAAGCGGGGCGCGAAGCTGCTCTTCATCGACGGGCTGCGCGCCATCCGTGACTTGTGGCAGGACGAGGCGAAGCTGCGCGAGTTCCTCTACGAGCTGGGCATCGGTCTGGCGGCGGCGGACTGCGTGGGACTCTTCACCACGGAGTACCCCCTGGAGAAGCTGCTCGCGCTCCCGGAGGCCACCACCGTGGACGGCGTCGTCTCGCTGTCCGTCAACAAGCGGGCCGCACGTCGCCTGCGCCGCGTGGAGGTGGTGAAGCTTCGGGGCCGCCCGCACCTCACCGGCGAGCACCAGATGCAGATCGGCACGGACGGGGTGCGGTTCATCCCCCGGCTGGAGTCGCAGGAGCCTGGCGGGGAGGACGTGGCGCCTCCCGAAGGCCGCGCCGGCTTCGGCCTGCCGGAGCTGGACGTGCTGATGGAGGGCGGGCTGCCGCTGCACAGCACCACCATGCTCGCGGGGAGCATGGGCATCGGCAAGACGCTGCTCGCCGCGCACTTCGCTGTGGAGGGGGCTCGGCACGCGGAGCCCTCCCTCTTCGTTTCCTATTTCGACTCCCCGGCCGCCCTCAACGCCCGGGCGCGGCGCATCGGGCTGGACGTGGAGCGCCACGTGCGCGCCGGCCTGCTCACCTACCTGCACGTGCGCCCCGTCGAGGCCGAGGCCGACTTCGTCGTGGACAAGGTGCTCATGGAGCTCCAGCGCCTGGGTGCGAAGCGGCTGGTCATCGACGGCCTCACCGGCCTGGAGCTGTCCATCGAGGACCCGGAGCGGCGGCGCAACTTCCTCGCCGCGCTCGCCCTGCGCTTGCGGCAGGCGGGGGTGACCGCGCTCTTCACGCGCGAGGTACCGAAAATCGCCGGGACGGAGCTGGACTTCAGCGACGCGCCCATTGCCATCCTCGGAGAGAACCTGCTGCTGCTGCGCTATGTGGAACTGCGCGGTCGCATCCACCGCATCCTGTCCGTGCTGAAGATGCGCGACAGCAAGTACGACAACCAGCTGCGTGAGTTCGAGATTGCCGACTCGGGCATGAAGGTCCTCTCGCCGCTGCGCTCCGCGGAGGGTCTGCTGACGGGCCAGGCCCGGCCCATTGGCGCCAGCATCGGGTCCACGGAATGA
- a CDS encoding branched-chain amino acid transaminase, whose protein sequence is MSSTSSSTVRADQIWLDGKMVKWEEGSVHVMTHALHYGLGVFEGIRAYKTHDGRLAVFRLREHIQRLLDSAHIIQLKIPYSEDELVEACLELLRKQKTLFANGAYLRPVAFMGDGAMGLGAVNPTRVAVTAWDWGAYLGDKGIKEGIRGKVSSFTRMHVNVNMVRGKITGQYVNSILAKREAVQAGYDEAILLDISGFVAEASGENIFMVNKKGVIKTPPLSSPILDGITRDTVLRLLRDSGRAVEEVTFTRDALYICNEIFFTGTAAEITPVREVDNRTIGTGKPGPISQFVQETYFRTVRGQEPRYAEWLTYV, encoded by the coding sequence ATGAGCTCGACCTCGAGTAGCACGGTGCGCGCGGACCAGATCTGGCTCGATGGGAAGATGGTGAAGTGGGAAGAGGGCAGCGTGCATGTCATGACGCACGCGCTCCACTATGGGCTTGGCGTCTTCGAGGGCATCCGGGCGTACAAGACGCATGACGGCCGGCTGGCGGTATTCCGGCTGCGAGAGCACATCCAGCGCCTGCTGGACTCGGCACACATCATCCAGCTGAAGATTCCCTACTCCGAGGACGAGCTGGTCGAGGCGTGCCTGGAGCTGCTGCGCAAGCAGAAGACCCTGTTCGCCAATGGCGCCTACCTGCGCCCGGTGGCCTTCATGGGCGACGGCGCCATGGGCCTGGGCGCGGTGAACCCCACCCGCGTGGCCGTCACGGCCTGGGACTGGGGCGCGTACCTGGGTGACAAGGGCATCAAGGAGGGCATCCGCGGCAAGGTGAGCTCCTTCACGCGCATGCACGTCAACGTCAACATGGTGCGCGGCAAGATTACCGGCCAGTACGTCAACTCCATCCTCGCCAAGCGCGAGGCGGTGCAGGCGGGCTACGACGAGGCCATCCTCCTGGACATCAGCGGCTTCGTGGCCGAGGCGTCCGGCGAGAACATCTTCATGGTGAACAAGAAGGGCGTCATCAAGACGCCTCCGCTGTCCTCGCCCATCCTGGACGGCATCACCCGCGACACGGTGCTCCGCCTCCTGCGTGACAGCGGCCGCGCCGTGGAGGAGGTCACCTTCACCCGTGACGCCCTCTACATCTGCAATGAGATCTTCTTCACCGGCACCGCGGCGGAAATCACCCCCGTGCGCGAGGTGGACAACCGCACCATCGGCACCGGCAAGCCCGGCCCCATCAGCCAATTCGTACAGGAGACCTACTTCCGCACCGTGCGTGGCCAGGAGCCCCGCTACGCGGAGTGGCTCACCTACGTCTGA
- a CDS encoding AAA family ATPase, with product MAPAGHAYDDNPFKLENPSILDIAPAEPKSVEETGLKMGLLADIALKYLYYAGTGTGMGIADEMCLPWPGVIEHVVDFLTTEKLVDLRGGKGFGRASVEFILTEKGREYARDALTRTTYVGPAPVPIEQYNALITSQTEETPVVSQEELVMALSHLTVHAELMDKLGPAVNSGRSLFLYGPPGNGKTSLAEAVSHMFGGEVYVPHCLEIGNQIIQVYDRLIHTPVSLEMGRDSSGRRQTFEMDNRWLLCRRPSVVVGGELTLETLDLIYSESTRFYEAPFQVKANGGMLLIDDFGRQKVHPTDLLNRWIVPLEKRVDFLTLHTGKKFEIPFDQLLIFSTNLDPKELVDEAFLRRIKYKIEVGNPDEESYREIFRRVCEAAGIPYVEQAVTYLVEHYYKPRSMELRSCHPRDLVSLIKDAARYRQIPPALSKDLLDQACEVFLVNL from the coding sequence ATGGCTCCCGCCGGGCACGCGTACGACGACAATCCGTTCAAGCTTGAGAACCCGTCCATCCTCGACATCGCTCCGGCCGAGCCGAAGTCGGTGGAGGAGACGGGCCTCAAGATGGGCCTGCTGGCCGACATTGCCCTGAAGTACCTGTACTACGCGGGTACTGGCACGGGCATGGGCATCGCGGACGAGATGTGCCTGCCCTGGCCGGGCGTCATCGAGCACGTGGTGGACTTCCTCACCACCGAGAAGCTCGTGGACCTGCGCGGCGGCAAGGGCTTCGGCCGCGCCTCCGTGGAGTTCATCCTCACCGAGAAGGGCCGCGAGTACGCGCGCGACGCGCTCACCCGCACCACCTACGTCGGCCCCGCCCCGGTGCCGATTGAGCAGTACAACGCCCTCATCACCAGCCAGACGGAGGAGACGCCCGTCGTCAGCCAGGAGGAGCTGGTGATGGCGCTCAGCCACCTCACCGTCCACGCCGAGCTGATGGACAAGCTGGGCCCGGCGGTGAACTCGGGCCGCTCCCTCTTCCTCTACGGCCCGCCCGGAAACGGCAAGACGAGCCTCGCCGAGGCCGTCTCCCACATGTTCGGCGGCGAGGTGTACGTCCCCCACTGCCTCGAAATCGGCAATCAGATCATCCAGGTCTACGACCGGCTCATCCACACGCCGGTGTCCCTGGAGATGGGCCGCGACTCGTCCGGCCGCCGGCAGACATTCGAGATGGACAACCGCTGGCTCCTCTGCCGCCGGCCCTCGGTGGTGGTGGGCGGCGAGCTGACGCTGGAGACGCTGGACCTCATCTACTCGGAGAGCACCCGCTTCTACGAGGCGCCGTTCCAGGTGAAGGCCAACGGCGGCATGCTCCTCATCGACGACTTCGGCCGCCAGAAGGTCCACCCCACGGACCTGCTCAACCGCTGGATTGTCCCCCTGGAGAAGCGGGTGGACTTCCTCACCCTCCACACGGGCAAGAAGTTCGAGATTCCCTTCGACCAGCTCCTCATCTTCTCCACCAACCTGGACCCCAAGGAGCTGGTGGACGAGGCCTTCCTCCGCCGCATCAAGTACAAGATTGAGGTCGGCAACCCCGACGAGGAGTCGTACCGGGAGATCTTCCGCCGGGTCTGCGAGGCGGCGGGCATCCCCTACGTGGAGCAGGCGGTGACGTACCTCGTCGAGCACTATTACAAGCCCCGCAGCATGGAGCTTCGCTCCTGCCACCCTCGCGACCTGGTGTCCCTCATCAAGGACGCCGCCCGCTACCGGCAGATACCGCCGGCGCTCTCCAAGGACCTGCTCGACCAGGCGTGCGAGGTCTTCCTTGTCAATCTGTAA
- a CDS encoding hybrid sensor histidine kinase/response regulator produces MSRVLIAEDEEALLEVFAEVVEGLGHRALRAHNGEEALTLARAEPPDLVVSDHMMPRRTGMELLRAMRAEPPLSSVPFVLLSAARPSGREEADTFLSKPVDLSTFEDAVSTALRLRAPAPAPESRTPGDKRPAVGAMREEVLHWVAHELKTPLSSARLNAQLLLRKMEKRGSEDEQRSAVAVLRQLDRMNGLITSILDAGRLSGGKMELRPSYCDLVPFLRELVQEWRELEPHVEFMLSEVDTPVMLAFDTERVRQVLNNLLSNAVKYCGEHLRVELGLSLSPGQAVIHVRDWGVGIPAAELPNIFDRFQRADDDPNRGHGLGLFIASQLARLHGGSLSVRSSLGEGSIFHLRLPLRR; encoded by the coding sequence ATGAGCCGGGTTCTCATCGCGGAGGATGAAGAGGCGCTGCTCGAGGTCTTCGCCGAGGTGGTGGAGGGGCTCGGGCACCGCGCCCTGCGCGCACACAACGGGGAGGAGGCCCTCACCCTGGCGCGCGCGGAGCCGCCGGACCTGGTGGTCAGCGACCACATGATGCCGCGGCGCACGGGCATGGAGCTGCTGCGGGCCATGCGCGCCGAGCCCCCGCTGTCCTCCGTGCCCTTCGTGCTGCTGAGCGCGGCCCGGCCCTCGGGGCGCGAGGAGGCGGACACCTTCCTGTCCAAGCCCGTGGACCTGTCCACCTTCGAGGACGCCGTCTCGACGGCGCTGCGGCTGCGCGCTCCCGCCCCGGCCCCCGAGAGCCGGACGCCGGGCGACAAGCGGCCGGCGGTGGGCGCGATGCGCGAGGAGGTGCTCCACTGGGTGGCCCATGAGCTGAAGACGCCCCTCAGCTCGGCCCGCCTCAATGCGCAGCTCCTGCTGCGGAAGATGGAGAAGCGGGGCAGTGAGGACGAGCAACGCTCCGCCGTGGCGGTGCTCCGCCAGTTGGATCGGATGAACGGGCTCATCACCTCCATCCTCGACGCGGGCCGCCTGTCCGGGGGCAAAATGGAGCTGCGCCCGTCCTACTGCGACCTCGTCCCTTTCCTCCGCGAGCTCGTGCAGGAGTGGCGCGAGCTGGAGCCGCACGTGGAGTTCATGCTGTCGGAGGTGGACACGCCGGTGATGCTCGCCTTCGACACCGAGCGCGTGCGGCAGGTGCTCAACAACCTGCTCTCCAACGCGGTGAAGTACTGCGGCGAGCACCTCCGGGTGGAGCTGGGGCTGTCCCTCAGCCCGGGGCAGGCCGTCATCCACGTGCGGGACTGGGGCGTGGGGATACCGGCCGCGGAGCTCCCCAACATCTTCGACCGCTTCCAGCGGGCGGATGACGACCCGAACCGGGGCCATGGGCTGGGGCTGTTCATCGCCTCGCAGCTCGCGCGGCTGCATGGCGGCTCGCTGTCGGTGCGCTCCTCGCTGGGCGAGGGCTCCATTTTCCACCTGCGGCTGCCGCTACGTCGCTGA
- a CDS encoding cysteine desulfurase family protein: MIYWDYNAAAPVRPEVVALLAHAFSQGGFGNASSVHQGGRDARARLDAARTKVARVLGCEPKEVTFTGSGSEADALALVGAFHARPVPERRRVVTSAVEHPALLGAVAQLEREGAHVVRVAPGPDGRVRAEDVLAALTPDTALCSLMWANNETGVVQPAAEVARACRQRGVLFHTDAVQAAGKVPLSLREVDADLLSLSAHKFGGPPGVGVLVVRKGVDVRALTPGHQEGGRRGGTQNVPYAEALALALELASAEQPEIAMRVGALRDAFEREALASVPGVAVNGAGAPRVPNTSNLRFDGVEGEALLMALDLDGICASSGAACASGTLSPSHVLRAMGLTAPQARGSLRFSLGPSTSEAEVERVLQALRQYVPRVRELAGQASAT, from the coding sequence GTGATCTACTGGGACTACAACGCCGCCGCCCCGGTGCGCCCGGAGGTGGTGGCGCTCCTGGCCCACGCCTTCTCGCAGGGCGGCTTCGGCAACGCCTCCAGCGTGCACCAGGGCGGCCGTGACGCGCGCGCCCGGCTGGACGCCGCCCGTACCAAGGTGGCCCGGGTGCTGGGCTGCGAGCCGAAGGAAGTCACGTTCACCGGCTCCGGCAGCGAGGCGGACGCGCTGGCCCTCGTCGGCGCCTTCCACGCCAGGCCGGTGCCGGAGCGGCGCCGCGTGGTGACGTCCGCGGTGGAGCACCCCGCCCTGCTGGGCGCGGTGGCGCAACTGGAGCGCGAGGGCGCCCACGTCGTGCGCGTGGCGCCGGGGCCGGACGGGCGCGTGCGCGCGGAGGACGTGCTGGCCGCGCTGACGCCGGACACGGCGCTGTGCTCGCTGATGTGGGCCAACAACGAGACGGGCGTGGTGCAGCCCGCGGCGGAGGTCGCCCGCGCGTGCCGGCAGCGGGGCGTGCTCTTCCACACGGACGCGGTGCAGGCGGCGGGCAAGGTGCCGCTGTCGCTGCGCGAGGTGGACGCGGACCTGCTCTCCCTGTCGGCGCACAAGTTCGGCGGCCCTCCGGGCGTGGGCGTGCTGGTGGTGCGCAAGGGCGTGGACGTCCGGGCCCTGACGCCGGGCCACCAGGAGGGCGGCCGGCGCGGCGGCACGCAGAACGTGCCCTACGCGGAGGCCCTCGCGCTGGCGCTGGAGCTGGCCTCGGCGGAGCAGCCGGAGATCGCCATGCGCGTGGGCGCGCTGCGTGACGCCTTCGAGCGCGAGGCGCTGGCGAGCGTGCCCGGTGTGGCGGTGAATGGCGCCGGGGCGCCGCGCGTGCCCAACACCAGCAACCTGCGCTTCGACGGCGTGGAGGGCGAGGCGCTGCTCATGGCGCTGGACCTGGACGGCATCTGCGCGTCCTCCGGGGCCGCGTGCGCGTCGGGGACGCTGTCGCCCTCGCACGTGCTGCGGGCCATGGGCCTGACGGCGCCCCAGGCGCGCGGCAGCCTGCGCTTCAGCCTGGGCCCGTCCACCTCCGAGGCGGAGGTGGAGCGGGTGCTCCAGGCGCTCCGCCAGTACGTGCCCCGCGTCCGCGAGCTCGCGGGCCAGGCTTCAGCGACGTAG